Proteins encoded by one window of Mariniplasma anaerobium:
- a CDS encoding DUF3021 family protein encodes MKKYADIYLKSFFFMSLLFLILSIIVYRRTDLKMPFALVSYGIFIVSIFLSFSIWLFKLEEGNGLIHAIIGYLVLIPAILVIRNVYGTALFRFSSFIYIVFIFVGIIYGIVFYIVSKKYKKEVDQLNDMINHKES; translated from the coding sequence ATGAAAAAATATGCAGATATATACCTAAAAAGTTTTTTCTTTATGAGTCTTTTGTTTCTGATACTATCTATTATCGTTTATAGAAGAACAGATTTGAAAATGCCTTTTGCTCTGGTCTCTTATGGCATATTCATCGTTTCTATCTTCTTATCTTTTAGTATATGGTTATTTAAGCTAGAGGAAGGTAATGGTCTTATACACGCAATCATTGGATATTTAGTATTAATCCCAGCTATTCTTGTGATTAGAAATGTTTATGGAACAGCTTTATTTAGATTTTCATCGTTTATTTATATTGTATTTATCTTTGTAGGTATTATTTATGGTATTGTATTTTATATCGTCTCTAAAAAATATAAAAAAGAAGTTGATCAACTTAACGACATGATCAACCATAAAGAATCATAA
- the rpsR gene encoding 30S ribosomal protein S18, which translates to MQNNNRRGGFKRRKKVCYFTQNKVQHIDFKDVELLRRFITDRGKILPRRVTGTTAKWQRPLAVAIKRARHMALLPFVKD; encoded by the coding sequence ATGCAAAACAATAATAGACGTGGCGGTTTTAAAAGACGTAAAAAAGTTTGTTACTTTACACAAAATAAAGTTCAACATATAGATTTTAAGGATGTTGAGTTATTAAGACGTTTTATTACAGACCGCGGTAAGATATTACCAAGACGTGTTACTGGCACAACAGCTAAATGGCAACGCCCATTAGCAGTAGCTATTAAAAGAGCACGCCATATGGCATTACTACCATTTGTTAAAGACTAA
- the tuf gene encoding elongation factor Tu: MAKKKFERTKPHVNVGTIGHVDHGKTTLTAAITTVLAGKGLADIKDYASIDSAPEEKERGITINTAHVEYATEARHYAHVDCPGHADYVKNMITGAAQMDGGILVVSAADGPMPQTREHILLAGQVGVPKLVVFLNKCDMVDDEELLDLVEMEVRELLSEYDFPGDDIPVIRGSALGALNGDPKWIGAIEELMEAVDTYIDTPVRQTDKPFLMPVEDVFTITGRGTVATGRVERGQVKVGDQVEIVGLTDTKTTVVTGVEMFRKLLDYAEAGDNIGALLRGINREQVERGQVLAKPKSVNPHAKFEAQVYVLSKEEGGRHTAFFSNYRPQFYFRTTDVTGVITLQEGTEMVMPGDNTVMNVELIHPIAIEEGTKFSIREGGRTVGAGSVVKIIE, translated from the coding sequence ATGGCAAAGAAAAAATTTGAAAGAACAAAACCACACGTTAACGTTGGAACAATTGGTCACGTTGACCATGGTAAAACTACTTTAACTGCTGCAATTACTACAGTATTAGCTGGAAAAGGATTAGCAGACATTAAAGATTATGCATCAATCGATAGTGCACCAGAAGAAAAAGAACGTGGTATTACAATTAATACAGCACACGTTGAATATGCTACAGAAGCTCGTCACTATGCACACGTTGACTGCCCAGGACATGCTGACTACGTAAAAAATATGATTACTGGTGCTGCACAAATGGATGGCGGAATCTTAGTTGTATCTGCTGCAGATGGCCCTATGCCTCAAACTCGTGAACATATCTTACTTGCTGGTCAAGTTGGAGTACCTAAGTTAGTTGTTTTCTTAAACAAATGTGACATGGTAGATGACGAAGAACTTTTAGACTTAGTTGAAATGGAAGTTCGTGAATTATTATCAGAATATGATTTCCCAGGTGATGACATTCCTGTGATCCGTGGATCTGCACTTGGTGCATTAAACGGAGATCCAAAATGGATTGGAGCTATTGAAGAATTAATGGAAGCTGTTGATACTTATATCGATACTCCAGTTCGTCAAACAGACAAACCATTCTTAATGCCAGTTGAAGATGTATTTACAATTACTGGACGTGGAACAGTTGCTACAGGCCGTGTTGAACGTGGTCAAGTTAAAGTTGGAGACCAAGTAGAAATAGTTGGTTTAACAGATACTAAAACTACAGTTGTAACTGGTGTTGAAATGTTTAGAAAATTATTAGATTACGCAGAAGCTGGAGATAACATTGGTGCTTTATTAAGAGGTATCAACCGTGAACAAGTTGAACGTGGTCAAGTATTAGCTAAACCTAAATCAGTTAATCCACACGCTAAGTTTGAAGCACAAGTATACGTTTTATCAAAAGAAGAAGGTGGACGTCATACAGCATTTTTCTCAAACTATCGTCCTCAATTCTATTTCCGTACAACTGACGTAACAGGAGTTATTACACTTCAAGAAGGTACTGAAATGGTTATGCCTGGTGATAATACAGTTATGAACGTAGAATTAATTCATCCAATCGCTATCGAAGAAGGAACTAAGTTCTCAATTCGTGAAGGTGGACGTACTGTTGGTGCTGGTTCAGTAGTTAAAATTATTGAATAG
- the rpsF gene encoding 30S ribosomal protein S6 → MKKYEVMYIIRPTVESENIKQIVNHFNEIFVNFNSEVLELKELGLKDLAYEIDHHKKGYYVWLLANATPEAIAEFNRVVRITETVIRFIVVKEGE, encoded by the coding sequence ATGAAAAAATACGAAGTTATGTATATCATCCGTCCAACTGTAGAGAGCGAGAACATCAAGCAAATTGTTAATCATTTTAACGAAATATTTGTAAATTTCAATAGTGAAGTTCTTGAACTTAAAGAGTTGGGGCTAAAAGACTTAGCTTATGAGATCGATCATCATAAAAAAGGCTATTACGTTTGGTTGCTTGCAAATGCAACTCCAGAAGCAATTGCTGAATTTAACCGTGTCGTAAGAATTACTGAAACGGTCATTCGATTTATCGTTGTAAAGGAAGGCGAATAA
- a CDS encoding single-stranded DNA-binding protein, translating to MINRVVLVGRITKDPELKSTQSNINFVNFTLAVNRQFTDQSGERQADFIQCIVWRRQADNLARFIKKGALLGVEGRIQTGKYEADGITRYTTDVVCDSVQFLENKGDSSSSSNDRTESTYTDDSHNEKDSDEFYETSKQLAAEEDLPF from the coding sequence ATGATTAATAGAGTTGTTTTAGTGGGAAGAATCACAAAAGATCCTGAACTTAAATCTACACAATCAAATATTAATTTCGTAAACTTTACGCTTGCTGTAAATCGTCAATTTACAGACCAATCAGGTGAAAGACAAGCTGACTTCATACAATGTATTGTGTGGAGACGACAAGCAGACAATTTAGCACGCTTTATAAAAAAAGGTGCACTTTTAGGTGTGGAAGGCCGTATTCAAACAGGAAAGTATGAAGCGGACGGAATCACACGTTATACAACTGATGTTGTTTGTGACTCTGTACAGTTTTTAGAAAACAAAGGTGATTCATCATCTTCATCTAATGACAGAACAGAATCAACATACACTGACGATAGTCATAACGAAAAAGACAGTGACGAGTTTTATGAAACATCAAAACAACTTGCTGCTGAAGAAGATCTACCATTTTAA
- a CDS encoding TatD family hydrolase, with protein MIVDTHLHLNVEDYDKDLNEVIKRAFDKGIQKLIVIGMDEKTSLKAIKIAETYEHVYASVGLHPGYVDDSNTDFIESLLNHPKVVAIGETGLDLYWTKDKTDRQIEMFIAQIKLSIKHQMPLIIHTRNSFNEAYETIKPYKDKAFGVFHCFSSTVNDAKKAVDIGFYIGVDGPITFKNPKDILPIVEQIDLKHILVETDSPYLAPMPYRGKRNEPSYLFEVVKKIAEIKNLSVEDVSNITTQNAYKLFHIGGNNHET; from the coding sequence ATGATTGTTGACACACATCTACATCTAAATGTAGAAGACTATGATAAAGACTTAAATGAAGTAATTAAAAGAGCATTTGACAAAGGTATACAAAAGTTAATTGTTATAGGCATGGATGAAAAAACAAGCCTAAAAGCAATTAAAATCGCAGAAACATACGAGCATGTTTATGCTTCAGTAGGACTTCATCCTGGATATGTAGATGATAGTAATACTGATTTTATAGAATCACTATTAAATCATCCTAAAGTGGTTGCAATCGGTGAAACTGGCTTAGATCTATATTGGACAAAAGACAAAACAGATAGACAAATCGAAATGTTTATCGCACAAATTAAATTGTCAATTAAACATCAAATGCCTTTAATTATTCATACAAGAAATTCTTTTAATGAGGCTTATGAAACAATCAAACCTTATAAAGATAAAGCATTTGGCGTCTTTCATTGTTTTTCTTCAACAGTAAATGATGCTAAAAAAGCTGTTGATATTGGATTTTATATAGGTGTTGATGGACCCATTACATTTAAGAATCCTAAAGATATACTACCTATCGTAGAGCAGATAGATTTAAAACATATTTTAGTAGAAACAGATAGTCCATATTTAGCACCAATGCCATATCGTGGCAAAAGAAATGAACCAAGTTATCTATTTGAGGTTGTTAAAAAGATTGCAGAAATCAAAAACTTATCAGTTGAAGATGTCAGCAACATAACAACTCAAAATGCATATAAACTATTTCATATAGGAGGAAATAATCATGAAACATAA
- the fusA gene encoding elongation factor G: protein MPRVFPLNKVRNIGIMAHIDAGKTTTTERILFHTGKIHKLGEVHDGAATMDWMAQEQERGITITSAATTAFWKDHKINIIDTPGHVDFTVEVSRSLRVLDGAVTVLDAQAGVEPQTETVWRQATEYKVPRIVYINKMDKIGADFARAIKTIHNRLGVKAVPIQWPIGAESEFDGIIDLIEKKAYHFDGNSEEVTKEIAIPAHLADIVEEKRLELIEAVADFDEDIMMSYLEGEDVSIDKIKKAIRKGTLAVKFFPVVCGSSFKNKGVKFVLDAVIDYLPAPTDVESVTGLDSDGNEVKRKSNDDEPFTALAFKVMTDPYVGRLTFFRVYSGKLEAGSYVLNTNKDKKERFGRILQMHANHREEIKEVFAGDIAAVVGLKNTTTGDTLTLEKDDIILESMVFPEPVINVAIEPKTKQDQDKMNVALVKLAEEDPTFKTFTDHETGQTIIAGMGELHLDIIVDRMKREFKVEANVAEPQVSYRETISQEADIESKFVRQSGGRGQYGHVIIKFEPNPGKGFQFVDKIVGGVIPREYIPSVLKGLEESMPNGIIAGYPAIDIKATLHYGSYHEVDSSEMAFKIAASMALRETRTQCAPILLEPIMDVEVVVPNDYVGNVIGDITSRRGRMESQETRGNAAAIRSFVPLAEMFGYATSLRSNTQGRATFMMQFSHYDRCPKSIMEEIMKKRGMN, encoded by the coding sequence ATGCCTCGTGTATTCCCATTAAACAAAGTGCGTAATATTGGCATCATGGCCCATATTGACGCTGGAAAGACAACAACTACAGAGAGAATTTTATTCCACACTGGTAAAATTCATAAACTGGGTGAAGTTCACGATGGTGCAGCTACAATGGACTGGATGGCTCAAGAACAAGAGCGCGGTATTACGATTACTTCAGCAGCTACAACAGCTTTCTGGAAAGATCATAAGATTAATATTATCGATACTCCAGGTCACGTTGATTTTACAGTAGAAGTATCTAGATCATTGCGTGTGCTTGATGGTGCTGTTACAGTACTAGATGCACAAGCAGGAGTTGAACCTCAAACTGAAACAGTTTGGAGACAAGCTACTGAATATAAAGTTCCAAGAATTGTCTATATTAATAAAATGGATAAAATTGGTGCGGATTTTGCTAGAGCTATCAAAACGATTCATAATCGTTTAGGTGTTAAAGCAGTTCCTATTCAATGGCCAATCGGCGCTGAATCAGAATTTGATGGTATTATTGACTTAATTGAGAAAAAAGCATATCATTTCGACGGTAACTCAGAAGAAGTTACTAAAGAAATTGCTATACCTGCTCATTTGGCTGACATTGTCGAAGAAAAAAGATTAGAATTAATTGAAGCAGTTGCGGATTTTGATGAAGACATTATGATGAGTTACCTTGAAGGTGAAGACGTATCTATTGATAAAATCAAAAAAGCAATTAGAAAAGGCACATTAGCTGTTAAATTTTTCCCAGTTGTGTGTGGATCTTCATTTAAAAATAAAGGTGTTAAATTTGTATTAGATGCAGTTATCGATTATCTTCCTGCTCCTACTGATGTAGAATCAGTAACAGGATTAGACTCAGATGGAAACGAAGTAAAACGTAAATCAAATGATGATGAACCATTTACTGCGCTAGCATTTAAAGTTATGACAGACCCATATGTTGGACGTTTGACATTCTTTAGAGTGTATTCAGGAAAATTAGAAGCTGGATCATATGTATTAAACACAAACAAAGATAAAAAAGAAAGATTTGGACGTATTCTTCAAATGCATGCCAATCACCGTGAAGAAATTAAAGAAGTATTCGCAGGCGATATAGCAGCAGTTGTTGGACTTAAGAATACTACAACAGGAGATACACTTACTTTAGAAAAAGATGATATCATCTTAGAATCTATGGTATTCCCTGAACCTGTTATCAATGTTGCGATTGAACCTAAAACAAAACAAGATCAAGATAAAATGAATGTTGCTCTTGTAAAACTTGCAGAAGAAGATCCAACGTTTAAAACATTTACAGATCATGAAACTGGACAAACAATTATTGCTGGTATGGGTGAACTTCACTTAGATATTATTGTTGATCGTATGAAAAGAGAATTTAAGGTAGAAGCTAATGTTGCTGAACCTCAAGTTTCTTATCGTGAAACAATTAGTCAAGAAGCTGATATCGAATCTAAGTTTGTTAGACAATCTGGTGGGCGTGGACAATATGGACATGTTATCATCAAGTTTGAACCAAATCCTGGTAAAGGATTCCAGTTCGTAGATAAAATTGTTGGTGGTGTAATTCCTAGAGAATACATTCCATCAGTCTTAAAAGGTTTAGAAGAATCAATGCCTAATGGTATCATTGCTGGTTATCCTGCAATTGACATTAAAGCAACTCTACATTATGGATCATACCATGAAGTGGATTCATCAGAAATGGCGTTTAAAATTGCAGCTTCTATGGCTTTAAGAGAAACTAGAACACAATGTGCTCCAATATTACTAGAACCAATTATGGATGTTGAAGTCGTTGTTCCAAATGATTATGTTGGTAACGTTATTGGTGATATTACATCAAGACGTGGACGTATGGAGAGTCAAGAAACAAGAGGAAATGCAGCAGCAATTCGTTCATTTGTGCCTTTGGCAGAAATGTTTGGTTATGCAACATCTCTTCGTTCAAATACTCAAGGTCGCGCAACGTTTATGATGCAATTTAGTCATTATGACCGTTGTCCAAAATCAATTATGGAAGAAATTATGAAAAAGCGTGGCATGAACTAG
- a CDS encoding CinA family protein, with amino-acid sequence MISKKTFDKCLEKGITMAFAESMTGGALTYEMVKYPNASKVVIGSVISYQRKIKEQLLNVDAKVIDEYSIVSKEVSNQMALGIFDQTQAELCISITGNAGPTYEKNTEKLEAFITILYQQKYTNYHLIFKNQQREKNIRDSIDFIYQKVYEII; translated from the coding sequence ATGATAAGTAAAAAAACATTCGATAAATGTTTAGAAAAAGGCATTACAATGGCATTTGCTGAAAGTATGACAGGAGGAGCTTTAACCTATGAAATGGTTAAATATCCAAATGCATCTAAGGTTGTTATAGGTAGTGTCATATCATATCAAAGAAAAATTAAAGAACAATTATTAAACGTTGATGCAAAAGTTATAGATGAGTATTCAATAGTAAGCAAGGAAGTTTCTAATCAAATGGCTTTAGGTATTTTCGATCAAACTCAGGCAGAGCTTTGTATTTCTATTACTGGAAATGCTGGACCTACCTATGAAAAGAACACTGAAAAACTAGAAGCATTTATCACTATTTTATATCAACAAAAATATACGAATTATCATCTGATTTTTAAGAATCAACAAAGAGAAAAAAACATAAGAGATTCAATAGATTTTATTTATCAAAAGGTATATGAAATCATTTAA
- a CDS encoding ISL3 family transposase — protein sequence MNDDTIKLLNLEHIDHLIESISSISLEGLIEMHIKLFKSPQTCPNCLNETERFHSFRIRSITHSVLIDKKYLLIYYARRYKCLCCGKVFYEKNPFSKRYESISTYTKLSILEHLKDYTHTFTSAANAYFVSKQSVINIFDHFVEARRRLLPEVICMDEFYTSKVSKYKYACVLFDFRNHKLIDIYPTRHKNYLIKVFSRFPKAEKIRVKAFVIDMWPSYKEVIERAFPHALIAVDSFHIIRNLNEAIRHIRIEVMNKYKSHKSNPIHEDMYYYMLKKFHYFFLKNYENIFDGKIRIQKLQTSWHKSTILDYLLSIDDILKSAYRLKERYQEFNLTAEYETCDEELDDLIRLFKNHDHRLFRDFGKMIQRWKIEIKNSFYRVDNRRLSNGPIEGVNSRIKTVIKSSNGIKNFYRLRNRLIFSINKDVPIKLK from the coding sequence ATGAATGATGATACCATAAAACTACTTAATCTCGAACATATCGATCATTTAATTGAATCGATAAGTTCTATTTCTTTAGAAGGTCTAATTGAGATGCATATTAAACTTTTTAAGTCTCCTCAAACATGCCCAAATTGTCTGAATGAGACTGAGCGTTTCCATAGTTTCAGAATTAGATCTATTACCCATAGTGTTCTCATAGACAAGAAGTATCTTCTTATCTATTATGCTAGAAGATATAAATGTCTATGCTGTGGGAAAGTCTTTTATGAAAAAAATCCTTTTTCTAAAAGATATGAATCTATATCAACGTACACTAAATTATCTATTTTAGAACATTTAAAAGATTATACACATACCTTTACTTCTGCAGCTAATGCTTACTTTGTTTCTAAACAGTCAGTTATCAACATCTTTGATCATTTTGTCGAGGCCAGGAGAAGACTTCTTCCAGAAGTTATTTGTATGGATGAGTTCTATACTTCAAAAGTCTCAAAATATAAGTATGCTTGCGTCCTTTTTGATTTTAGGAATCATAAACTTATTGATATTTATCCAACAAGGCATAAAAATTACTTGATTAAAGTTTTTTCAAGATTTCCCAAAGCTGAGAAGATTCGTGTAAAGGCATTTGTTATTGATATGTGGCCATCTTACAAGGAAGTTATTGAACGGGCGTTTCCTCATGCTTTAATTGCTGTAGACTCATTTCATATCATTAGAAACTTAAATGAGGCGATACGCCATATAAGAATTGAAGTCATGAATAAATATAAATCACACAAAAGTAATCCAATACATGAGGATATGTATTATTATATGCTAAAGAAGTTTCACTATTTTTTTCTTAAAAACTACGAGAATATTTTTGATGGAAAGATTCGTATACAAAAACTTCAAACCTCTTGGCATAAATCTACAATTCTTGATTACTTATTATCCATAGATGATATACTCAAATCTGCTTATCGTCTAAAAGAGAGATATCAAGAATTTAACTTAACCGCAGAGTATGAAACTTGTGATGAAGAACTTGACGATCTTATACGTCTGTTTAAAAATCACGATCATCGACTGTTCAGGGATTTTGGAAAGATGATTCAACGATGGAAAATTGAGATCAAAAATTCTTTTTATAGGGTGGACAATAGACGACTTTCAAATGGTCCTATTGAGGGTGTTAATTCAAGAATAAAAACAGTCATCAAATCTTCAAATGGTATTAAAAACTTTTATAGATTAAGAAACCGCTTAATTTTCTCCATTAATAAAGATGTTCCCATTAAATTAAAATAA
- the rpsG gene encoding 30S ribosomal protein S7, with protein sequence MPRKGHIVKRDVLPDPIYQSKLVTRIVNTIMVDGKKGTAQSILYGAFNRVKAVTGREPIEVFNEALNNIIPVLEVRSRRIGGQNYQVPVEVRASRKTTLGLRWLINYARLRNEKTMEERLAKEIMDASQGLGAAVKKREDVHRMAEANKAFAHYRW encoded by the coding sequence ATGCCACGTAAAGGACATATAGTAAAACGCGATGTTTTACCAGATCCAATTTATCAATCGAAATTAGTAACACGTATTGTAAATACAATTATGGTCGATGGTAAAAAAGGTACAGCTCAAAGTATATTATACGGAGCGTTTAACCGCGTCAAAGCAGTAACAGGACGCGAACCAATAGAAGTATTTAATGAAGCATTAAATAATATTATACCAGTATTAGAAGTTCGCTCACGCCGTATTGGTGGGCAAAACTATCAAGTACCAGTAGAAGTAAGAGCTTCAAGAAAAACAACATTAGGATTAAGATGGTTAATTAATTATGCAAGATTGCGTAATGAAAAGACAATGGAAGAAAGATTAGCGAAAGAAATCATGGACGCATCACAAGGATTAGGTGCTGCTGTGAAGAAACGTGAAGATGTACACCGCATGGCTGAAGCAAATAAAGCATTTGCTCACTATCGCTGGTAA
- a CDS encoding S1C family serine protease, with amino-acid sequence MKHKKILLSILTLLLTLSLIGCTLQTRADVLYESPSTYEQLRIDMIAEVEPSVVAVMTETGHGSGIIYKSELVTSEDPEEVIEEGLTRYYILTNYHVVEDGGEMKIHFGVGQDDIDVVDFQGYELFDIAVVRIETTRELRVHHVGPIDDNTITEIIKGQDVFAIGSPQDLDKFNYVTSGVVSLTTYAYNGIPGLALMHDAELNPGNSGGPLFNLNGDLIGINVAKVADIPTVDGTIAAEGLNYSLNINKIAPTIRNFAEANYEAVVRKPRLGVTIQEIDTFLLENDASLLPVDPVGVVIVGFDLTRNAYLQLEEFDLIIEMNGIAITEIADLAAQLEDAEFGDVHELKVLRNVDGIFQEFTVSIILS; translated from the coding sequence ATGAAACATAAAAAAATATTATTAAGCATTTTAACTTTACTACTTACTCTATCACTCATTGGATGTACATTACAGACTAGAGCTGATGTTTTATATGAATCTCCATCAACTTATGAACAACTAAGAATTGATATGATTGCAGAAGTAGAACCATCAGTAGTTGCAGTTATGACTGAAACTGGTCATGGATCTGGAATTATATATAAATCTGAGTTAGTGACTTCAGAAGATCCTGAAGAAGTTATAGAAGAAGGATTAACAAGATACTATATTTTGACTAACTATCATGTTGTTGAAGATGGTGGAGAAATGAAAATTCATTTTGGAGTTGGTCAAGATGATATTGATGTTGTTGATTTCCAAGGATATGAACTTTTTGATATAGCAGTTGTTAGAATTGAAACAACAAGAGAACTTAGAGTACATCATGTTGGACCAATTGATGATAATACAATTACAGAAATTATCAAAGGTCAAGATGTTTTTGCAATTGGTTCTCCACAAGACTTAGATAAATTTAACTATGTAACTTCAGGTGTTGTGAGTTTAACAACATATGCTTATAATGGTATTCCTGGCCTAGCTCTTATGCATGATGCAGAATTAAATCCAGGCAATAGTGGTGGTCCCTTATTTAATCTAAATGGAGATTTAATAGGTATTAATGTTGCTAAAGTTGCAGATATTCCAACCGTAGATGGAACGATTGCAGCTGAAGGATTAAACTATTCATTAAATATCAATAAGATAGCTCCAACAATTAGAAATTTTGCTGAAGCAAACTATGAAGCAGTTGTAAGAAAACCTCGCTTAGGTGTGACTATACAAGAAATAGATACATTCTTATTAGAAAATGATGCTTCTTTACTTCCAGTTGACCCTGTTGGTGTTGTAATCGTAGGATTTGATTTAACAAGAAATGCATACCTACAATTAGAAGAATTTGATTTGATTATTGAAATGAATGGTATCGCTATTACTGAGATAGCAGATCTTGCAGCACAATTAGAAGATGCAGAATTTGGTGATGTACATGAACTTAAAGTATTAAGAAATGTTGATGGCATTTTCCAAGAATTCACTGTAAGCATTATATTATCATGA
- the rpsL gene encoding 30S ribosomal protein S12 — protein sequence MPTIQQLVKKGRSTKKYKSKSPALGYGYNSLQKSESDYTSPQKRGVCTRVTTMTPKKPNSALRKYARVRLSNQTEVTAYIPGIGHSLQEHSVVLIRGGRVKDLPGVRYHIIRGTLDTSGVANRMQARSKYGAKRPKK from the coding sequence ATGCCTACAATACAACAACTTGTAAAAAAAGGAAGATCTACTAAAAAGTACAAATCAAAATCACCAGCTCTTGGTTATGGATATAACAGTCTACAAAAGAGTGAAAGTGATTATACATCACCACAAAAACGTGGGGTATGTACTCGTGTTACAACAATGACACCTAAAAAACCTAACTCGGCTTTACGTAAATATGCACGTGTTCGTTTAAGTAACCAAACAGAAGTTACAGCTTACATTCCAGGAATTGGACACTCTTTACAAGAGCATAGTGTGGTACTTATCCGTGGTGGTCGTGTTAAAGACCTACCTGGTGTACGTTATCACATTATCCGCGGAACACTTGATACTTCAGGTGTAGCAAACCGTATGCAAGCCCGCTCTAAGTACGGAGCAAAACGACCTAAAAAATAA
- a CDS encoding MFS transporter codes for MNPKKLYILQVSILNLAMTMMMTAAIVYRIDLAKLEPYQLILLGTALEIAVIFFEIPTGLVADKYSRKLSVIIGYFIIGLGFLVELATLKFIWIFVAQIIWGFGYTFISGALDAWVSDETHNEKIEHTYIKANTVSKIMTILGIAGAFALGIIDIRLPMLISAILYFLLSLSLIVVMKEKVKREKQTHSMFVQFKKGLKHIFNHPMLKIFVVTAFLLGLYSEGIDRLEEFIILDKASLTVFGQLDSIYVVSAMHMMMAVLGFVMLLIIKRFVKEGIKTYQWFLGLTLLMSLGLLLFAYMVNPYIAIGGFFFFRMTRQGLDPLYTSIQARQIPSNIKATVMSTFGQIDGIGQIFSGILMTTLAFVLGTQAILTVTALILLGVAYTVVLMIRKIKV; via the coding sequence ATGAATCCAAAGAAACTATATATCCTACAAGTAAGTATTCTTAATTTAGCAATGACCATGATGATGACAGCAGCAATCGTTTATAGAATTGATTTAGCTAAATTAGAACCATATCAATTAATCTTATTAGGTACTGCGTTAGAGATTGCAGTCATTTTTTTTGAGATACCTACTGGCTTAGTAGCTGATAAGTATTCAAGGAAATTGAGCGTGATTATTGGATATTTTATTATTGGGCTAGGTTTTTTAGTCGAATTAGCAACCTTAAAATTCATATGGATATTTGTTGCACAAATTATTTGGGGATTTGGATATACCTTTATTTCTGGTGCACTTGATGCATGGGTTTCAGATGAAACGCATAATGAAAAAATAGAACATACATATATTAAGGCCAATACCGTTAGTAAAATTATGACCATTTTAGGTATTGCAGGTGCGTTTGCATTAGGTATTATTGATATCAGATTACCAATGCTTATTAGTGCAATATTATATTTTTTATTAAGTTTATCTTTGATAGTTGTGATGAAAGAAAAAGTCAAAAGAGAAAAACAAACACATTCTATGTTTGTTCAATTTAAAAAAGGATTAAAACATATCTTTAATCATCCAATGTTAAAGATATTTGTAGTCACTGCATTTTTGTTAGGTCTTTATAGTGAGGGTATTGATCGCTTAGAAGAATTTATTATTCTAGATAAAGCTAGTTTAACTGTTTTTGGTCAACTTGATTCCATTTATGTAGTAAGTGCCATGCATATGATGATGGCAGTTTTAGGCTTTGTGATGTTGCTTATCATAAAACGATTTGTTAAAGAAGGTATAAAAACATATCAATGGTTTTTAGGACTAACTCTTTTAATGAGTTTAGGATTATTATTGTTTGCGTATATGGTTAATCCATATATCGCAATAGGTGGGTTCTTCTTTTTTAGGATGACAAGACAAGGACTAGATCCTCTATATACAAGCATACAAGCGCGTCAAATCCCTTCAAATATCAAAGCAACTGTTATGTCTACCTTTGGACAAATTGATGGTATAGGTCAAATATTTAGTGGGATTTTAATGACCACTTTAGCTTTTGTTTTAGGAACACAAGCAATTTTAACTGTTACAGCACTTATCCTTTTAGGAGTTGCGTATACTGTTGTGTTAATGATTAGAAAAATCAAAGTTTAA